One part of the Mariniblastus fucicola genome encodes these proteins:
- a CDS encoding putative quinol monooxygenase → MIVLDVKFNVKDGCFDDAVAAMKTVAAETLKEDGCAEYRFALPVSEGGPIVLFEEWESQEKLDAHFETSHLAAFRAKMDEVLNEPPTIRRYVVSEAGSL, encoded by the coding sequence ATGATTGTTCTCGACGTTAAATTCAATGTGAAAGATGGCTGTTTCGATGACGCGGTTGCGGCCATGAAGACCGTGGCTGCGGAAACGCTCAAAGAAGACGGGTGTGCGGAATACCGGTTTGCGCTACCGGTTAGCGAAGGCGGTCCGATCGTGCTGTTTGAGGAATGGGAATCGCAGGAAAAGCTTGATGCACACTTTGAAACCAGCCATCTGGCGGCCTTTCGGGCGAAGATGGATGAAGTCCTCAACGAGCCACCGACTATACGCCGATACGTGGTCAGTGAAGCAGGCAGCCTATAA
- the aceE gene encoding pyruvate dehydrogenase (acetyl-transferring), homodimeric type, with amino-acid sequence MSDTLKSTESIEQTEPYLKQTVDVDPAETQEWLESLEYVIKSKGEDRAKYILSMLEAKARLEGVDLPMKSNTPYINTIATKDQPPYPGNREIERRIKNYVRWNAFAMVVKGNKKNDGIGGHISTFASSATLYEVAFNHVFRGRGETGYDGDQIYFQGHASPGMYSRAFMEGRLSEDNLDNFRLELRDTPGLSSYPHPWLMPSFWEYPTVSMGLGPIMSIYQARFNEYLKDRGLKDTTNQNVWAFLGDGECDEPESLGAITLAGRENLDNLKFVINCNLQRLDGPVRGNGKIMQELEALFRGAGWNVIKVVWGDDWDPLLEQDELGLLVKRMGEVIDGQYQKYVGMGGKYIREHFFGKYPELEEMVKTYSDEKLERMRRGGHDPEKVWAAYKAAMDHKGQPTVILAKTVKGYGLGEAGEGRNVAHNLKKANEAELLAFRSRFSIPLSDEEVVKAPFYKPADNSPEMKYLRERREALGGSVPSRPTEPPLMEVPTWESIKERTLKGCGEKISTTMGIGRLMSDLCRDKKIGKNIVPIVPDESRTFGIEGMFRQVGIYSHVGQLYDPIDSEQISYYKEAQNGQLLEEGISEAGAMSSFNAAGTAYSAHGINMIPMFIYYSMFGFQRVGDLIWAAADMRAKGFLFGGTAGRTALNGEGLQHQDGHSLLNAIAFPTVRAFDPSFHFESNVIIMDGLKKLYQEGETAIYYLMCGTDAFEMPDMPEGCEEGIIKGMYKFRSMEAADSKFRVQLFGSGAIMQCVMKAQEMLAEQFNISSDIWSVTSYTQLRRDAESCERWNMLHPTETPRKSYIETALEGSEGPFIASSDYVKALSEQVSKFVPGDFLALGTDGMGRSETRETLRRHFEVDAESIIIATLYQLSKQGKVEASAVAQAIKDLDYDAEKVNPLYA; translated from the coding sequence ATGTCCGACACACTGAAATCAACCGAGTCCATCGAACAGACCGAACCTTACCTGAAACAAACGGTAGACGTCGATCCAGCCGAGACTCAGGAATGGTTGGAGTCTCTCGAATACGTCATTAAAAGCAAAGGTGAGGATCGGGCAAAGTACATCCTCTCGATGCTTGAAGCCAAAGCGCGGCTCGAGGGCGTGGACTTGCCGATGAAGTCCAACACTCCGTACATCAACACGATCGCCACCAAAGATCAGCCTCCTTATCCTGGTAACCGCGAGATCGAGCGACGCATCAAGAACTACGTTCGTTGGAACGCGTTTGCGATGGTGGTCAAAGGCAACAAAAAGAACGATGGCATCGGTGGTCACATTTCAACGTTCGCTTCTTCGGCAACGCTGTACGAAGTCGCCTTCAACCATGTATTCCGCGGCCGAGGCGAAACCGGTTACGACGGAGACCAAATTTACTTCCAGGGTCATGCGTCGCCTGGAATGTACTCACGTGCGTTTATGGAAGGCCGTCTCTCCGAGGACAACCTCGACAACTTCCGATTGGAGCTTCGCGACACTCCGGGGCTGAGCTCTTACCCTCACCCGTGGCTGATGCCAAGTTTCTGGGAGTACCCAACGGTTTCGATGGGACTTGGCCCAATCATGTCGATCTACCAGGCTCGCTTCAATGAGTACCTCAAAGACCGCGGCTTAAAAGACACAACAAACCAGAACGTCTGGGCGTTTCTCGGTGATGGCGAATGCGACGAACCCGAATCACTCGGTGCGATTACACTTGCCGGTCGGGAAAACCTGGACAACCTCAAGTTCGTCATCAACTGTAACCTGCAACGACTTGACGGTCCTGTTCGCGGTAACGGCAAGATCATGCAGGAACTGGAAGCTCTGTTCCGTGGAGCAGGTTGGAACGTCATCAAAGTTGTTTGGGGCGATGATTGGGATCCGCTACTCGAGCAGGACGAACTGGGCCTCTTGGTCAAGCGTATGGGCGAAGTCATCGATGGCCAGTACCAAAAGTACGTTGGCATGGGTGGCAAGTACATCCGCGAGCATTTCTTCGGCAAGTATCCCGAGCTTGAGGAGATGGTGAAAACTTACAGCGACGAGAAGCTTGAGCGCATGCGTCGCGGCGGCCATGATCCCGAAAAAGTCTGGGCGGCGTACAAGGCCGCCATGGATCACAAAGGACAACCGACAGTAATTCTTGCGAAAACAGTCAAGGGTTACGGTTTGGGCGAAGCCGGAGAAGGTCGAAATGTGGCTCACAACCTGAAGAAAGCAAACGAAGCAGAACTGCTTGCGTTTCGCTCACGATTCTCGATTCCGCTTAGCGATGAAGAAGTCGTCAAGGCTCCATTCTATAAGCCAGCTGACAACAGCCCGGAAATGAAGTATCTCCGCGAGCGCCGTGAAGCTCTCGGCGGATCAGTTCCGTCTCGTCCCACCGAGCCTCCGTTGATGGAAGTTCCGACTTGGGAAAGCATTAAAGAGCGAACTTTGAAAGGCTGTGGAGAGAAAATCTCTACGACGATGGGTATCGGACGCTTGATGAGCGATCTTTGCCGTGACAAAAAGATCGGCAAGAACATTGTTCCGATCGTTCCCGATGAATCGCGGACGTTTGGTATCGAAGGTATGTTCCGCCAAGTCGGCATCTACTCTCACGTCGGGCAGCTTTACGATCCGATCGATTCTGAACAGATTTCGTATTACAAAGAAGCCCAGAACGGACAACTGCTTGAAGAAGGCATCTCTGAAGCCGGAGCCATGTCGTCCTTTAACGCAGCAGGCACGGCTTACAGTGCTCACGGAATCAACATGATTCCGATGTTCATCTACTACTCAATGTTTGGTTTCCAACGCGTTGGTGACTTGATTTGGGCAGCCGCAGACATGCGAGCCAAAGGATTTCTCTTTGGCGGAACTGCAGGACGGACGGCGCTTAATGGCGAAGGACTGCAACACCAGGACGGACACAGCTTGCTGAATGCGATCGCGTTCCCAACGGTTCGCGCGTTCGATCCATCATTTCACTTTGAGTCCAATGTCATCATCATGGACGGTTTGAAAAAGCTGTACCAGGAAGGTGAGACGGCAATCTACTATCTGATGTGTGGTACCGACGCGTTCGAAATGCCCGACATGCCGGAAGGTTGCGAAGAAGGCATCATCAAGGGCATGTACAAGTTCCGCAGCATGGAGGCCGCTGATTCGAAGTTCCGCGTTCAGCTGTTCGGTTCCGGAGCGATCATGCAGTGTGTGATGAAGGCTCAGGAAATGTTGGCTGAACAGTTCAACATCAGCAGCGACATCTGGTCCGTGACCAGCTACACGCAACTTCGCCGCGATGCCGAATCTTGCGAGCGTTGGAACATGCTGCATCCGACAGAGACGCCTCGCAAGAGCTACATCGAAACGGCACTCGAAGGTTCGGAAGGTCCATTCATCGCGTCGAGCGATTACGTGAAGGCACTTTCGGAGCAGGTTTCGAAATTCGTTCCGGGTGATTTCCTTGCATTGGGAACCGACGGAATGGGACGCAGCGAAACGCGTGAGACGTTGCGACGCCACTTCGAAGTCGACGCCGAATCGATCATTATCGCGACTCTGTACCAGCTTTCAAAGCAGGGCAAAGTCGAAGCGTCCGCGGTTGCCCAGGCCATCAAGGATCTGGACTACGATGCGGAAAAAGTGAACCCGCTCTACGCATAG
- a CDS encoding 2-oxo acid dehydrogenase subunit E2, with the protein MAVEFKLPGIGEGIESGDVLDVLVSVGDTIEKDTEICELETDKATVFVPSDMAGTVTEIHIASGDTVSVGQKLLTVEAADGGSAPAAAAPAATPEPAAPPEPAPTPAPESKPEPAAATPPPAPAAPATPPPAAPTPAPAASGSKASVPAGPAIRRFAREVGVDLANVTGSGAHGRILRDDVLRVVRDGTAARPAASSSSPAVGAAGVGGAASLPGDSQTDAYGPVRIEKMPKIRQTIARKMHESWTTCPRVTNFDDADVTALEAIRQNSKADYKAMGISLTTMPFIIKAVAMALKQHPTINASVDLDAGQIIYKDYVNVGIAVDTDRGLVVPNMRNADEQSIPALAKGLSVMAENVRGNKFGIDDLRGGTFTISNLGAIGGTYSTPIINVPETAILLVGRSRKLPVVVENDEVAVRLMMPLSLSYDHRLIDGGAAARFLNEVIGYLEAPSRLLLAL; encoded by the coding sequence ATGGCTGTTGAATTCAAGCTTCCTGGAATTGGCGAAGGCATCGAATCTGGAGATGTCCTGGACGTGCTCGTGTCCGTTGGTGATACGATTGAGAAGGATACCGAGATCTGTGAACTGGAGACGGACAAGGCGACCGTTTTCGTGCCCAGTGATATGGCAGGAACGGTCACTGAGATCCACATCGCTTCCGGCGACACGGTGTCTGTTGGCCAGAAACTGTTGACCGTTGAAGCGGCTGATGGAGGATCTGCTCCGGCTGCAGCAGCACCTGCGGCAACTCCGGAACCTGCGGCTCCTCCAGAACCAGCGCCAACGCCCGCGCCAGAATCGAAACCAGAACCGGCTGCCGCGACTCCTCCGCCGGCGCCTGCTGCCCCTGCGACACCACCGCCGGCTGCTCCGACGCCCGCGCCCGCAGCCTCCGGTTCGAAAGCTTCGGTTCCTGCCGGTCCGGCCATTCGACGATTTGCTCGTGAAGTCGGCGTCGACCTGGCAAACGTTACCGGCTCTGGAGCTCACGGACGAATCCTGCGTGACGATGTGCTTCGCGTGGTGCGCGATGGTACCGCTGCACGACCTGCGGCTTCGTCATCAAGTCCGGCAGTGGGAGCTGCTGGTGTAGGCGGTGCGGCTTCGCTTCCTGGCGACAGTCAGACAGACGCCTACGGTCCGGTTCGCATCGAGAAGATGCCGAAGATTCGCCAGACGATCGCTCGCAAGATGCACGAGTCGTGGACGACGTGCCCTCGCGTAACCAACTTTGATGACGCAGACGTGACGGCTCTCGAAGCCATTCGCCAGAACAGCAAAGCCGACTACAAAGCGATGGGCATTAGCCTGACGACAATGCCGTTCATCATCAAAGCCGTCGCAATGGCGTTGAAACAGCACCCTACGATTAATGCCTCTGTCGACCTCGATGCTGGCCAGATCATCTACAAGGACTACGTCAATGTAGGCATCGCGGTTGATACCGATCGCGGCCTTGTCGTGCCTAACATGCGAAACGCAGACGAACAGTCGATTCCCGCATTGGCCAAGGGATTAAGCGTGATGGCTGAAAACGTCCGCGGCAACAAGTTCGGCATCGACGATCTTCGCGGAGGCACTTTCACTATCAGCAATCTTGGTGCGATCGGTGGCACGTATTCGACTCCGATCATCAACGTTCCAGAAACGGCAATTTTGCTGGTCGGTCGGTCGCGAAAGTTGCCTGTCGTCGTCGAAAATGACGAGGTGGCCGTTCGTTTGATGATGCCGCTAAGCCTGTCCTACGATCATCGCTTGATCGATGGCGGAGCCGCTGCACGTTTCCTGAACGAAGTCATCGGTTACCTTGAAGCGCCAAGCCGACTGTTGCTGGCACTGTAG
- a CDS encoding glucuronyl esterase domain-containing protein, which yields MKLRTLLSFTVFGLVAYMLTDPLTTDAQDANYDESKIPAYTLPDPLTFNDGSTVASSDDWETRRSEIVQLFKDHVFGAMPARSPETQRVVFKIFSESSIAFRVDPDDLESELVEAKLKEFDIVLGVDGSGKEHRIRMLLVLPGNDTTNTPVFLGYNFQGNHTVHSSKKISLSKVWNRDRECATALESTRGSKSSRWPLGLIVSKGYGVATVYYGDVDPDFDDEFQNGVHPLYPELQGREDNWTSIGAWAWGLSRMVDFFESIPDVDGSRVAVFGHSRLGKTSLWAGATDNRFRVVISNNSGCGGAALARRQIGETVKRINTVFPHWFCLQHKSYNDSVHEMPVDHHMLLAAIAPRPVYVASAQGDQWADPKGEFLAAFHASPVYRMLGLKGLGIAIDTDSENVESVQAPKMPVLGKRIGDRVGYHIREGKHDITRYDWEQFLSFSSRFLR from the coding sequence ATGAAACTTCGTACCCTTCTTTCGTTCACCGTTTTTGGATTGGTCGCCTACATGCTCACCGACCCGTTGACAACCGATGCCCAGGATGCGAACTACGACGAATCGAAGATCCCGGCTTACACGCTTCCTGATCCGTTGACTTTCAACGATGGCTCAACCGTTGCATCGTCAGACGACTGGGAAACGCGTCGAAGCGAGATCGTACAGTTGTTCAAAGATCACGTTTTCGGTGCAATGCCCGCTCGCAGTCCTGAAACGCAGCGCGTCGTGTTCAAAATTTTCAGCGAGTCGAGTATTGCGTTCCGGGTAGACCCAGACGACCTGGAAAGCGAACTCGTTGAAGCGAAACTGAAAGAATTCGACATCGTACTTGGCGTTGACGGCAGCGGGAAAGAACATCGAATCCGCATGCTACTCGTTCTGCCAGGGAACGATACGACGAACACTCCTGTTTTCCTTGGCTACAACTTCCAGGGCAACCACACGGTTCACTCAAGCAAGAAAATTTCGTTGTCGAAAGTATGGAACCGCGACAGAGAATGCGCAACGGCGCTGGAAAGCACGCGCGGATCGAAATCCAGTCGTTGGCCGCTGGGATTGATCGTCTCAAAAGGCTACGGAGTCGCCACGGTGTATTACGGAGATGTCGATCCGGACTTCGACGATGAATTTCAGAACGGCGTCCATCCGCTTTATCCGGAACTTCAAGGCCGCGAGGACAACTGGACGTCGATCGGCGCTTGGGCGTGGGGGCTGTCGCGAATGGTCGACTTTTTCGAATCGATTCCAGATGTCGATGGCTCGCGGGTCGCCGTGTTCGGTCACTCGCGATTGGGCAAAACATCATTGTGGGCCGGCGCAACCGATAACCGGTTTCGAGTCGTGATCTCCAACAACTCAGGTTGCGGCGGAGCAGCACTGGCCAGGCGACAAATTGGCGAAACCGTCAAAAGAATCAACACGGTGTTCCCACACTGGTTTTGTTTGCAGCACAAAAGCTACAACGATTCCGTCCACGAAATGCCAGTCGACCACCACATGCTGCTTGCGGCGATCGCGCCCCGTCCGGTCTACGTTGCGAGTGCTCAGGGTGATCAATGGGCGGATCCCAAAGGAGAATTCCTCGCGGCGTTTCATGCTTCGCCCGTCTATCGAATGCTTGGGCTGAAGGGTTTGGGAATCGCAATTGATACGGACAGCGAAAACGTGGAAAGCGTTCAGGCCCCGAAAATGCCCGTACTTGGGAAGCGAATTGGCGATCGCGTTGGCTACCATATTCGCGAAGGCAAACACGATATAACTCGTTATGACTGGGAGCAGTTCCTGAGTTTCTCAAGTCGTTTCCTGCGGTGA
- a CDS encoding sugar phosphate isomerase/epimerase family protein has protein sequence MEKWPVGVFTSVDAGLGVDLAVAKELNIPTIQIHAPHAGNRDAAAAAEIKTRLDSYGITATAVFGGFEGESYADIPTVVETVGLVPPATRESRLAEMKAISDFAKHLGCSVIALHLGFVPHDVTDELYGQSVAVTQELCKYAADNGQSLHLETGQETAAGLVKFIDDTKCDNLFVNFDPANMILYGAGEPIEALELLGNRVRSVHFKDAKWAANPGKEWGEEVRLGDGDVDILKYMQTLKAIGYGGPLTIEREIPQEPARQKTEIGYAVSVIEQLRSEVWSA, from the coding sequence ATGGAAAAATGGCCCGTTGGAGTTTTCACCAGCGTCGATGCCGGTTTAGGTGTTGATCTTGCTGTCGCAAAAGAACTGAACATTCCCACGATTCAGATTCACGCGCCGCACGCTGGAAATCGTGACGCTGCCGCTGCTGCGGAGATCAAAACTCGCCTCGATTCGTATGGCATCACGGCGACTGCAGTCTTCGGTGGTTTCGAAGGCGAAAGCTACGCGGACATCCCGACGGTCGTGGAAACCGTGGGGCTGGTTCCTCCTGCGACACGCGAATCCAGACTCGCGGAGATGAAAGCGATCTCGGACTTTGCCAAACATCTCGGATGCAGCGTGATCGCGCTTCACCTTGGGTTCGTGCCGCACGACGTGACCGATGAGCTCTACGGGCAATCCGTGGCGGTGACTCAGGAGCTTTGCAAGTACGCGGCGGACAACGGCCAGAGCCTGCATTTGGAAACTGGACAGGAAACGGCCGCTGGACTGGTGAAGTTCATCGACGACACGAAGTGTGACAACCTGTTCGTCAATTTCGATCCGGCGAACATGATTCTCTATGGCGCTGGAGAACCGATCGAAGCTTTGGAGCTTCTTGGCAACCGGGTTCGAAGTGTTCATTTTAAAGATGCCAAATGGGCAGCCAATCCCGGAAAAGAATGGGGCGAAGAAGTCCGACTTGGGGATGGCGACGTCGATATCCTGAAATACATGCAGACACTAAAGGCGATTGGCTATGGAGGTCCGTTAACGATCGAACGGGAAATTCCGCAGGAACCCGCTCGGCAAAAAACGGAAATCGGTTACGCCGTCTCGGTGATCGAACAGTTGCGATCAGAAGTCTGGTCTGCGTAA
- a CDS encoding DUF5362 family protein produces MPIKFNCHKCGASLRVPEQHIGKKARCPKCDEKCVVPATSQGSESGSEGGEEFEDIGNVLEHPATATPVGLPPAIGAPTAVPTAAPLPPGSSDPPAMASPVAPPFQSNSASPYASPIGKPQGNAISGSIMHPLYEARNMMKIWGWLTFIVGILYCLTIVGIIVAWVFIWMGWLVKGAAEAVTIGIETGDMAQLRLANERLGTFFKILGVGAIIWLALVGIYLLIVIVAIIIGVAGAAAG; encoded by the coding sequence ATGCCAATCAAATTCAACTGCCACAAATGTGGTGCCAGTCTTCGCGTACCTGAGCAACACATCGGAAAGAAGGCTCGCTGCCCAAAATGTGACGAAAAATGCGTCGTGCCCGCAACTTCGCAAGGCAGCGAATCGGGCTCAGAGGGCGGCGAAGAATTTGAAGATATCGGTAACGTTCTGGAACATCCCGCCACCGCGACGCCGGTCGGTCTTCCTCCGGCTATCGGTGCACCGACTGCTGTTCCGACGGCGGCTCCCCTTCCGCCTGGATCGTCCGATCCGCCGGCGATGGCGTCTCCTGTTGCTCCGCCGTTTCAGTCGAACTCAGCGTCGCCTTACGCGTCGCCGATAGGTAAGCCACAGGGGAACGCGATTTCTGGCAGCATCATGCACCCGCTGTACGAAGCCAGAAACATGATGAAGATCTGGGGATGGTTGACGTTCATTGTCGGAATTTTGTACTGCCTGACGATCGTGGGCATCATCGTGGCTTGGGTTTTCATTTGGATGGGCTGGTTGGTCAAAGGCGCCGCGGAGGCCGTTACGATTGGAATTGAAACCGGTGACATGGCTCAACTGCGTCTGGCGAACGAGCGATTGGGGACTTTCTTCAAAATTCTTGGCGTCGGTGCGATCATCTGGTTGGCGTTAGTCGGCATCTACTTATTGATTGTCATCGTTGCGATTATCATTGGGGTTGCTGGCGCGGCGGCTGGATGA
- a CDS encoding type II secretion system F family protein, translating into MARISYRQLAKLFQRLGTSYSAGIDLLSIYDKETRIAGSTYRSKSSQIRDQLADGDSLTDAMTATEGYFPDLALAVVRAGEKSGRLEDSFLRLSTHYDNLVKFRTRFLNSIAWPAFELVASIGIIGLLILVMHWVMVDIGGIDPIDWFGMGSTTGNFLLYCVVVASFATIAFLLVFGSMKGWYGTLPMRIARRVPLLGKTLEHLSLSRFAWAMSASENAGMDVLEIGKLSLEATENYYYQMVIPEVLYDLRKGKSFAKTFRATDAFPEDFVTMIENGETAGKLAETMHQTSLDLQEKAEANLQIISKIGFVLMMGFVGIVLATAIILLYKKLVIDQYQNILDDFGLLVGSMIGWM; encoded by the coding sequence ATGGCCAGAATCAGCTATCGGCAGCTCGCAAAACTTTTCCAGCGGTTGGGCACCAGCTATTCGGCCGGGATCGATCTGCTTTCGATCTATGACAAAGAAACCCGAATCGCCGGTTCGACGTATCGCAGCAAGTCATCCCAGATACGTGACCAGTTGGCAGATGGAGACTCGTTGACCGATGCGATGACCGCGACTGAAGGCTACTTTCCTGACCTAGCATTGGCGGTTGTTCGTGCGGGTGAAAAAAGCGGCCGACTGGAAGACTCATTTTTGCGGCTGTCGACGCACTACGATAACCTTGTCAAATTCCGAACCCGGTTCCTGAACTCAATTGCCTGGCCGGCGTTTGAGCTCGTGGCTTCGATCGGAATCATTGGATTGCTGATCCTGGTGATGCATTGGGTGATGGTTGACATTGGCGGCATCGACCCAATCGACTGGTTCGGCATGGGCAGCACGACGGGCAACTTCTTGCTGTATTGCGTCGTCGTGGCTTCTTTCGCGACCATTGCGTTTCTCCTGGTGTTCGGTTCCATGAAAGGCTGGTACGGAACGCTGCCGATGAGGATCGCGCGACGCGTACCGTTGCTGGGCAAGACGCTGGAACACCTTTCACTGTCCCGGTTCGCGTGGGCGATGTCTGCTTCGGAAAACGCCGGCATGGACGTTTTGGAGATCGGAAAACTTTCGCTCGAAGCCACTGAGAACTATTACTATCAGATGGTGATCCCGGAAGTGCTTTACGATTTGCGTAAGGGTAAGAGCTTTGCGAAAACGTTTCGAGCGACCGATGCGTTTCCCGAAGATTTTGTCACCATGATCGAGAACGGTGAAACAGCGGGAAAGCTGGCGGAGACGATGCATCAAACTTCGTTGGACCTACAGGAGAAAGCGGAAGCCAATTTGCAGATCATCAGCAAGATCGGATTCGTGTTGATGATGGGGTTTGTCGGCATCGTTTTGGCGACTGCGATCATTCTGCTTTACAAAAAACTGGTGATCGACCAGTACCAGAACATCCTCGACGACTTCGGTTTGCTGGTCGGGTCGATGATTGGCTGGATGTAG
- a CDS encoding DUF1592 domain-containing protein — translation MIFLREFGNRQIGLALLLLLALPITLGATVSCQQANAQVEEPWFAKGKELYVDQCATCHGDQGQGVEGAYENTLEGDLSLRRLKDYIVKTMPEDDPEMCVGEDAELVTRYMMKAFYTREAQMRLKPPGIAFSRLTVDQYQNAVADLMRPFLGAVWIGDNFGLKGQYFPTRSHGKDRAFERTDDLINFDFGDGTPDAEKLKDKEQFSIDWSGSLIAPDSGTYELILVTQNGVQFFFNGQSWNSSPLIDNKVTNGETEHRATVKLRAGRAYPLHIQFFKYKEDSASIAFEWVRPNRPRELVGKKHLTPQWAPPAVMLQTDFPPDDSSVGYERGTSVSQQWDRATTLAAVEVLEFVDRKYNDLTGYSDKIRKKERKDELDDSAKAAAEATRTRAFCEKFVRQAFRRDLTEAEKATFIERPFATEDLARNAMRRIVLMTLKSPQFLYVSQSPSRENANAQFSAAEKMAIGFWDSIPDKDLLNAAAAGKLDDDKTLHTQAWRMLGDARTRVKLRQFFHHWLELDRATDATKDLEAYPGFDDKILGSLAESLDLAIEEIVWSEESDFRQLLASDKMFVDDRIADFYGIDKPDNDTFEKKSFEPELRAGVLTHPYLMTGLAYHKNTSPIHRGVFVAKSLLGRSLKPPPIDVEPLDEAFDPTLTTRERVVHQTKEIACQGCHSVINPLGFSFENFDAVGRFRDTEKKQKIDASAEYETPDGEVLKFNGAKDLAKYLIENDDAHRNFIEQLFRHFAKQPLAAYGPDKIDDLLTKFQRNQFNVRQLLVDMSVVVARHELDAAKQQENENE, via the coding sequence ATGATCTTCCTCCGCGAATTTGGAAACCGACAAATCGGGCTTGCGCTACTGCTGTTGCTTGCGTTGCCCATAACCTTGGGTGCAACCGTTTCCTGTCAACAAGCGAACGCTCAAGTAGAAGAGCCCTGGTTTGCAAAAGGCAAAGAACTCTACGTTGACCAGTGTGCGACTTGTCACGGTGATCAAGGGCAGGGCGTTGAAGGAGCGTATGAGAACACGCTTGAGGGCGACCTTTCGCTACGGCGGTTGAAGGACTACATCGTCAAGACGATGCCCGAGGATGACCCGGAAATGTGCGTTGGCGAAGACGCCGAACTGGTCACGCGCTACATGATGAAAGCGTTTTACACTCGTGAAGCGCAGATGAGACTCAAGCCACCTGGAATCGCGTTTTCCCGATTGACCGTTGACCAATATCAGAACGCCGTCGCTGATTTGATGCGGCCATTTCTGGGCGCCGTTTGGATCGGTGACAATTTCGGACTCAAAGGACAATACTTTCCAACCAGAAGCCATGGCAAAGATCGCGCTTTCGAACGAACGGATGACTTGATCAATTTCGACTTCGGCGACGGCACGCCCGACGCGGAAAAGCTGAAGGACAAAGAACAATTTTCGATCGACTGGTCAGGTTCGCTAATTGCTCCGGACTCCGGCACCTATGAACTGATTCTCGTGACTCAAAATGGAGTTCAGTTTTTCTTCAACGGACAGAGCTGGAACTCCAGTCCGCTGATCGACAACAAGGTCACCAATGGAGAGACCGAACATCGAGCGACGGTCAAACTACGGGCTGGTCGAGCTTATCCATTGCACATCCAGTTTTTCAAATATAAAGAAGACTCGGCTTCGATTGCGTTCGAGTGGGTTCGCCCCAACCGCCCTCGCGAACTGGTCGGCAAAAAGCATCTGACACCGCAGTGGGCGCCTCCCGCGGTCATGCTGCAAACGGACTTTCCGCCGGACGACAGCAGCGTGGGATACGAACGTGGCACTTCCGTTTCGCAACAGTGGGATCGGGCCACCACCCTCGCCGCGGTAGAAGTCCTTGAGTTTGTGGACCGAAAATACAATGACCTAACTGGTTACTCAGACAAGATCAGGAAGAAAGAACGGAAAGACGAGCTGGACGATTCCGCAAAAGCAGCAGCCGAAGCGACGCGAACCCGAGCTTTCTGTGAGAAATTTGTGCGGCAGGCATTTCGTCGCGACCTGACGGAAGCCGAAAAAGCAACATTCATCGAACGGCCGTTTGCCACTGAAGATTTGGCAAGAAATGCGATGCGCAGAATCGTGTTGATGACGTTGAAGTCACCTCAATTCCTTTACGTAAGCCAATCACCGTCTCGCGAAAACGCGAACGCGCAATTCTCCGCGGCCGAAAAGATGGCGATTGGTTTTTGGGACTCAATTCCGGACAAAGATTTGCTCAACGCTGCAGCGGCCGGCAAGCTTGACGATGACAAAACACTACACACTCAGGCGTGGAGAATGCTGGGCGACGCACGGACTCGAGTCAAGCTTCGCCAGTTCTTCCATCATTGGCTGGAACTCGATCGTGCCACCGACGCAACCAAAGACCTCGAAGCCTATCCGGGCTTTGACGACAAAATATTGGGTTCGCTGGCAGAGTCACTGGATCTCGCGATCGAAGAAATCGTCTGGTCGGAAGAGTCTGACTTTCGACAGTTGTTGGCGTCTGACAAAATGTTCGTCGACGATCGAATCGCGGACTTCTACGGAATCGACAAACCGGACAACGATACGTTCGAAAAAAAGTCCTTTGAACCAGAGCTCCGGGCAGGTGTGCTGACTCATCCCTATCTGATGACCGGATTGGCGTATCACAAAAACACATCGCCGATTCATCGCGGCGTGTTCGTGGCCAAAAGCTTGTTGGGCCGTTCGCTCAAGCCGCCACCGATCGATGTCGAACCACTTGATGAGGCCTTCGATCCGACGCTGACAACGCGTGAACGGGTCGTGCACCAAACCAAGGAAATTGCCTGTCAGGGTTGCCACAGCGTAATCAATCCTCTCGGATTCAGCTTTGAAAACTTTGACGCCGTCGGACGTTTCAGGGACACTGAAAAGAAGCAGAAAATTGACGCTTCGGCCGAGTACGAAACTCCCGATGGCGAGGTGCTGAAGTTCAACGGCGCCAAGGACCTTGCGAAGTATCTGATCGAGAACGATGACGCCCATCGCAATTTCATCGAACAGCTATTTCGGCACTTCGCCAAACAGCCTCTGGCTGCGTACGGTCCCGATAAAATCGACGATTTGTTGACAAAATTTCAACGCAACCAATTTAACGTGCGGCAGCTTCTGGTCGACATGTCGGTCGTGGTTGCCCGGCACGAACTGGATGCTGCCAAACAACAGGAGAACGAAAATGAGTAA